From Pseudomonas hefeiensis, one genomic window encodes:
- a CDS encoding nitric oxide reductase activation protein NorD: MAFTLELEEWVGSVWHRFITRRASVDFPEARVELVHRQRALHVLFRATGGAAHLGVEAVSDRDLLLRRNLLQQIAGTCKQVPLAWCDGDNLRLPASLAAFPDAGLNEELYRWLALLAAQSGPMKHWGRDNQRWTQALLGRYPALRSRYRRLVDAHLSLRPDPQSLPPAEAALERALCQALREPGSVEHFPRSERAAWPLPLWLYPPQHLGNPQAANLEESEQYLATPPGEQQGGRKRAERIDDTTRDGGLLIVRLESLFSWTEHVDLDRWADDSEDPDAARVAEDLDQLTLSRTRLRKGGGLKLHLDLPPADVDDIPLGAGILLPEWDYRKQRLQDDFVSVQTFIPRDCEPQPLPARLQASAQRLRRQFEHLRNDRQWLRQQTQGSELDLQAWLDFHVERQHGQCSERGLFMEQRQTRRDLACLLLADLSMSTDAHLNDEHRVIDVIRDSLLLFGETLSVLGDDFALYGFSSLRRQQVRMHEIKAFNQGYDEHTRGRIQGLRPGYYTRMGAAIRQATQRLEGCKRRRKLLLLVSDGKPNDLDLYEGRYGVEDTRQAVLEARRQGLTPFCITIDREAGDYLPYMFGANGYTLIRQPEQLPLRLPQLYRQLTQD; the protein is encoded by the coding sequence ATGGCATTCACCCTTGAACTGGAAGAGTGGGTCGGCAGCGTCTGGCACCGCTTCATCACCCGACGTGCCAGTGTGGATTTTCCCGAAGCACGGGTGGAGTTGGTCCACCGGCAACGTGCGCTGCACGTGCTGTTTCGCGCCACCGGTGGTGCTGCTCATCTGGGTGTGGAGGCCGTCAGCGACCGCGACCTGCTGCTGCGCCGCAACCTGTTGCAGCAGATCGCCGGCACCTGCAAGCAAGTACCACTGGCCTGGTGCGATGGCGACAACCTGCGTCTGCCAGCGAGCCTGGCGGCGTTTCCCGATGCCGGGTTGAACGAAGAGCTGTACCGCTGGCTGGCGTTGCTGGCCGCGCAATCGGGGCCAATGAAGCATTGGGGGCGGGACAACCAGCGCTGGACTCAAGCGCTGCTGGGGCGTTACCCGGCGCTGCGCAGCCGATATCGGCGGCTGGTGGATGCGCATCTGTCCTTGCGTCCCGATCCACAATCATTGCCCCCGGCCGAGGCGGCCCTGGAGCGCGCGCTGTGTCAGGCGTTACGCGAACCGGGCAGCGTCGAGCATTTTCCACGCAGTGAGCGGGCCGCCTGGCCGCTGCCGCTGTGGCTGTATCCACCCCAGCATCTGGGCAATCCCCAGGCGGCCAACCTCGAGGAGTCTGAGCAATACCTGGCCACGCCGCCGGGTGAGCAGCAGGGCGGTCGCAAGCGCGCCGAGCGCATCGATGACACCACCCGTGACGGTGGGTTGCTGATCGTGCGCCTGGAGAGCCTGTTCAGTTGGACCGAACATGTCGACCTGGATCGCTGGGCGGACGACAGCGAAGACCCGGACGCGGCGCGAGTCGCCGAGGACCTGGATCAACTGACCCTGTCGCGCACCCGCCTGCGCAAGGGCGGCGGCTTGAAGCTGCATCTGGACCTGCCGCCGGCCGATGTGGATGACATTCCCCTCGGCGCGGGCATCCTGTTGCCGGAATGGGACTACCGCAAGCAACGCCTCCAAGACGATTTCGTCAGCGTGCAGACTTTCATTCCCCGGGACTGCGAACCTCAGCCGCTGCCTGCCCGCCTGCAAGCCTCGGCCCAGCGTTTGCGGCGCCAGTTCGAGCACCTGCGTAACGATCGACAATGGCTGCGCCAGCAAACCCAGGGTTCGGAGCTGGACCTGCAAGCCTGGCTGGATTTTCACGTCGAGCGCCAGCACGGCCAGTGCAGCGAGCGTGGCCTGTTCATGGAACAACGCCAGACTCGCCGCGACCTGGCTTGCCTGCTGTTGGCTGATCTGTCGATGTCCACCGATGCCCACCTCAACGACGAACACCGGGTGATCGACGTGATCCGCGACAGCCTGCTGCTGTTCGGTGAAACCCTGTCGGTGCTGGGGGATGACTTTGCCTTGTACGGGTTCTCTTCACTGCGCCGACAACAGGTGCGGATGCACGAGATCAAGGCGTTCAACCAAGGCTATGACGAGCACACCCGGGGCCGGATCCAGGGACTCAGGCCCGGTTATTACACGCGCATGGGCGCCGCCATTCGCCAGGCGACCCAGCGGCTGGAGGGGTGCAAGCGGCGACGCAAGTTGTTGTTGCTGGTGAGCGACGGCAAACCCAACGATCTGGATCTCTATGAAGGGCGCTATGGCGTTGAGGACACCCGCCAGGCGGTACTGGAGGCCCGGCGCCAGGGATTGACGCCGTTTTGCATCACCATCGATCGTGAAGCCGGGGATTACCTGCCGTACATGTTCGGCGCCAATGGCTACACCTTGATCCGTCAGCCCGAACAACTGCCGCTGCGTTTGCCGCAGTTGTACCGGCAGTTGACTCAGGATTGA
- a CDS encoding protein DnrP translates to MSAQPTCLYCQHANPGNETECRQCGMPLPAEAALAGERRLRRFTWFCVGLTIFCIVMFFWLPRSIA, encoded by the coding sequence ATGAGTGCGCAACCCACCTGCCTGTATTGCCAACACGCCAACCCCGGCAATGAAACCGAATGTCGCCAGTGCGGCATGCCGCTGCCGGCCGAGGCAGCGCTGGCCGGCGAGCGCCGGTTGCGGCGCTTCACCTGGTTCTGTGTCGGCCTGACGATATTCTGCATCGTCATGTTTTTCTGGTTACCCCGCAGCATCGCTTGA
- a CDS encoding NnrS family protein, whose product MQVLDRRKAMAILPLWRLAFRPFFLAGCVLALLAIPLWLAAFTGRLAAWQPAGGWLAWHRHELLFGFGLAIIAGFLLTAVQTWTGTPGLSGKRLAALALLWLGARLAWLVDAPWPLLTVLELGFALAVAALMGMTLWRVRQKRNYPIVLVLLLLAAADALSVYGLVQHDEGLQRQSVLTGLWLVAAMMGLIGGRVIPFFTQRGLGRVEGVAPWPWLDRLLLAGSVLVALLYAFGPALSASLWVGLLFTALAVGHGVRLVRWHDRDLWRVPLLWSLHLAYAWLALACLGMALWHFGVALNPSLAVHSLSIGAMAGLILAMIARVSLGHTGRALEPPAGMTLAFVLLNLACLSRVLLVLLFPLAALWLAGLCWTLAFGLYAWRYGPMLLQARVDGHPG is encoded by the coding sequence ATGCAAGTGCTTGACCGTCGCAAGGCCATGGCCATCCTGCCGTTGTGGCGGCTGGCGTTTCGGCCGTTTTTCCTGGCCGGGTGTGTGCTTGCGTTGTTGGCCATACCGTTGTGGCTGGCGGCGTTTACCGGAAGGCTGGCGGCCTGGCAACCGGCTGGCGGTTGGTTGGCCTGGCACCGTCATGAGCTGTTGTTCGGCTTCGGCCTGGCGATCATCGCCGGGTTTCTGTTGACGGCAGTACAGACCTGGACAGGTACCCCGGGGCTGAGCGGCAAACGCCTGGCGGCGCTAGCGCTGTTATGGCTGGGCGCGCGGCTGGCCTGGCTGGTGGACGCGCCCTGGCCATTGCTGACGGTGCTGGAGCTGGGTTTCGCCCTGGCGGTTGCGGCGTTGATGGGCATGACGTTGTGGCGCGTACGGCAGAAGCGCAATTATCCGATTGTGCTGGTCTTGCTGCTGTTGGCCGCCGCTGATGCGTTATCCGTGTACGGTCTGGTGCAACATGACGAAGGTTTGCAGCGCCAAAGCGTGCTCACGGGCCTCTGGCTGGTGGCCGCGATGATGGGGCTGATCGGCGGGCGGGTGATTCCTTTCTTTACCCAGCGCGGTCTGGGCCGGGTAGAGGGCGTTGCTCCCTGGCCGTGGCTCGATCGCCTGTTACTGGCGGGGTCGGTGTTGGTGGCGCTGCTGTATGCCTTCGGCCCGGCGCTGTCGGCCAGCCTCTGGGTCGGCCTGCTGTTCACCGCGCTGGCGGTAGGGCACGGGGTGCGACTGGTGCGTTGGCATGATCGGGATTTGTGGCGGGTGCCGCTGCTGTGGTCGTTGCACCTGGCCTACGCCTGGCTGGCGCTGGCTTGCCTGGGCATGGCGCTGTGGCATTTCGGCGTCGCGCTGAACCCGAGCCTGGCGGTGCATAGCTTGTCCATCGGCGCCATGGCCGGGTTGATCCTGGCGATGATTGCCCGCGTCAGCCTGGGCCATACCGGGCGCGCCCTCGAGCCGCCGGCCGGCATGACCCTGGCTTTCGTCCTGCTGAACCTGGCATGCCTGAGCCGAGTGCTGCTGGTGCTGCTGTTCCCGTTGGCCGCGCTGTGGCTGGCGGGGTTGTGCTGGACCCTGGCATTCGGACTCTACGCCTGGCGTTATGGCCCGATGCTGTTGCAGGCCCGAGTGGATGGACATCCGGGATGA
- a CDS encoding Crp/Fnr family transcriptional regulator — protein MVLHRVHHQILRSHHLFEPLNEEQLNELMSTSQLLNVDRGEPLFRQGEPAQAFYFVISGAVKIYRLTPDGQEKVFEVIGERQTFAEAMMLMDTPNYVACAEAVGPTQLYRLSNATYMRLLQSNSRLTFALLGKLCVRLHQRVNEIETLSLKNATHRVVRYLLTQLVRLQTVDSQFELPMAKQLIAGHLSIQPETFSRIIRRLIDEKIITQDGRQIAILDRLRLEHFE, from the coding sequence ATGGTGCTCCACCGTGTTCATCACCAGATTCTGCGCAGTCATCACCTGTTCGAGCCGCTGAACGAAGAACAGCTCAACGAACTGATGAGTACCAGCCAACTGCTGAATGTCGACAGGGGCGAACCGCTGTTCCGCCAGGGCGAGCCGGCGCAGGCGTTTTACTTCGTGATTTCCGGCGCGGTGAAAATCTACCGGTTGACGCCGGACGGCCAGGAAAAAGTCTTCGAGGTGATCGGCGAGCGCCAGACCTTCGCTGAAGCCATGATGCTGATGGACACGCCGAACTACGTCGCTTGCGCAGAAGCCGTTGGGCCAACCCAGCTGTATCGCCTGTCCAATGCCACGTACATGCGTCTTTTGCAAAGTAACAGCCGGTTGACCTTCGCCCTGCTCGGCAAACTTTGTGTGCGCCTGCACCAACGGGTCAACGAGATTGAAACCCTGTCACTGAAGAACGCCACCCACCGCGTGGTGCGCTACCTGCTGACGCAACTGGTGCGCTTGCAGACCGTTGACAGCCAGTTCGAGCTGCCCATGGCCAAGCAACTGATCGCCGGGCACCTGTCGATCCAGCCGGAGACTTTCTCGCGGATCATCCGCCGGCTGATCGATGAAAAGATCATTACCCAGGACGGTCGCCAGATCGCCATTCTTGACCGCCTGCGCCTGGAACATTTCGAATGA
- the ytfE gene encoding iron-sulfur cluster repair protein YtfE, which yields MSLDLLEQSLGQLACDIPGATRTFHHYNLDFCCGGHKSLREAALGKGLNPLLIADALRTLQAAGELGHDWRDEPQALLIAHILERYHARHREQLPELIRLARRVERVHGARASCPVGLADHLQDMYQELEGHMLKEEQVLFPMLQQGLGERAAAPIQVLRYEHDQHGEALETMLALTDQITPASDACNTWRALYRGLVELRDDLMQHIHLENNVLFVNAVKPAR from the coding sequence ATGAGCCTCGATCTGCTGGAACAAAGCCTCGGCCAACTGGCCTGCGACATTCCCGGTGCCACCCGTACCTTCCATCACTACAACCTCGACTTCTGTTGCGGCGGGCACAAATCCTTGCGCGAGGCAGCGCTGGGCAAAGGCCTGAACCCGCTGCTGATCGCCGATGCCCTGCGCACCTTGCAAGCCGCCGGGGAGCTGGGCCATGACTGGCGCGATGAACCCCAGGCGCTGTTGATCGCCCACATCCTGGAACGCTACCACGCCCGTCATCGCGAACAGCTGCCGGAATTGATCCGTCTGGCCCGCCGCGTCGAGAGGGTCCATGGCGCCCGGGCCAGTTGCCCCGTCGGCCTGGCCGATCACTTGCAGGACATGTATCAGGAACTCGAAGGCCACATGCTCAAGGAGGAGCAGGTGCTGTTCCCGATGCTGCAACAGGGCCTGGGTGAACGGGCCGCGGCGCCCATCCAGGTGCTGCGCTACGAACACGACCAGCACGGTGAGGCGCTGGAGACCATGCTCGCCCTGACCGACCAGATCACCCCGGCCTCCGATGCCTGCAACACCTGGCGCGCCCTGTATCGCGGGCTTGTGGAGCTTCGTGACGACCTGATGCAGCACATCCATCTGGAAAACAACGTGTTGTTCGTGAATGCGGTCAAGCCTGCCCGCTAG